The Thiomicrorhabdus lithotrophica DNA segment GTAGAAGGTAATGAGCTTGCAGACAGAATGTCTATGATTGCAATTGCTGAAAAAGAAACCGAATTTACACGTTACCCAGATGAAATAAATGTGGCTGAAATCTTAAAGATGCAAGCGGGATAAGGTTTACGTAAAAGCTAATAACTTAAGTTACCACACCCCGCAAGGGGTCATAAAGGCCTGGTAATTTCAATACGATATCAATTAAGGAATTTATACAATGGAAGATGCGATAAGCATGAAGACAAGCAGTAACGCAATTAAATTGACTGAATACAGTCACGGTGCTGGTTGTGGTTGTAAAATTTCTCCAAAGATTTTGGATAGTATTTTAAAAACTTCATTGAATATTGTGCCTAACCCAAACTTATTGGTCGGTAATAGCACGAAAGATGATGCGGCCGCCTACGATTTAGGTAACGGAACTTCAGTATTAAGCACTACCGATTTCTTTATGCCGATTGTGGATGATCCCTTCACTTTTGGTCAAATTGCAGCAACCAATGCAATTAGTGATATTTACGCTATGGGTGGGAAACCTTTAATGGCCATCGCCATATTTGGGTGGCCAATTGATAAGCTTCCAGCAGAAGTGGGTCAGCAGGTTATTGAAGGTGGACGTGCAACCTGTGAGGCTGCAGGTATTCCTCTTGCAGGAGGGCACTCTATTGATGCGCCTGAACCAATATTTGGTTTGGCAGTAACAGGCCTGGTAGAAAATCAACATTTAAAACGTAATGCTTCTGCGGAAGCTGGGTGTGAGTTATTTTTGACTAAACCAATCGGTATTGGCATTTTAACGACCGCACAAAAGCAAAAAAAGATTAAACCTGAACATATGGATATGGCAATTAAAGCCATGACAACACTCAATACACCGGGTACAGACTTTGCCAAAATTGACGGGGTTACGGCTTTAACGGACGTGACAGGTTTTGGTGTTTTAGGACATTTAATCGAAATCTGTGAAGGCAGTAACATTGCCGCACAGGTTGAGTTTGAAAAAGTACCCGTCTTACCGCATGTTTTGGACTATTTAGAGCAGGGATGCACTCCAGGTGGAACCAGTCGTAATTTTGATAGTTACGGCCACAAAGTTTCAGGCTTATTTGATTCCACAATTAACGAAACTCAAAAGATGATTTTATGCGATCCTCAAACGTCTGGTGGTTTGCTTGCAGCGGTTCGCCCGGGTGCGGTGGAAGAATTTAAATCGGTTGCTGCGAAATACGGACTAGCACTCGAGTCTATTGGCCAAACGGTTGATACTGATAGCCAGTTACATTCGGTTGAGGTCATTTAATGCCGTTAGCCATTACCCAATTTCAAGATGATTTACCGCAAACGGATGATTTTAAATCAATTGTA contains these protein-coding regions:
- the selD gene encoding selenide, water dikinase SelD; its protein translation is MKTSSNAIKLTEYSHGAGCGCKISPKILDSILKTSLNIVPNPNLLVGNSTKDDAAAYDLGNGTSVLSTTDFFMPIVDDPFTFGQIAATNAISDIYAMGGKPLMAIAIFGWPIDKLPAEVGQQVIEGGRATCEAAGIPLAGGHSIDAPEPIFGLAVTGLVENQHLKRNASAEAGCELFLTKPIGIGILTTAQKQKKIKPEHMDMAIKAMTTLNTPGTDFAKIDGVTALTDVTGFGVLGHLIEICEGSNIAAQVEFEKVPVLPHVLDYLEQGCTPGGTSRNFDSYGHKVSGLFDSTINETQKMILCDPQTSGGLLAAVRPGAVEEFKSVAAKYGLALESIGQTVDTDSQLHSVEVI